From the Quercus lobata isolate SW786 chromosome 6, ValleyOak3.0 Primary Assembly, whole genome shotgun sequence genome, one window contains:
- the LOC115993609 gene encoding probable galacturonosyltransferase-like 1, whose translation MPNSPPQQHLLPSLLSLILLLLLGQCLFTKTNATTTAQKFREAPKFYNSPSCPSIPISSSTMDLCSDQAVHVAMTLDAIYLRGSMAAILSVLQHSSCPENVFFHFVTSSSNSISNPNNLTHIISNSFPYLKFRVYPFDDSAVLGLISTSIRAALDCALNYARNYLADLIPPCVSRIVYLDSDLVLVDDIAKLAATPLGDQAVLAAPEYCNANFTSYFTPTFWSNPTLSLIFAGRSACYFNTGVMVIDLERWRSGDYTTKIVEWMELQKRMRIYELGSLPPFLLVFAGNIAPVDHRWNQHGLGGDNFRGLCRDLHPGPASLLHWSGKGKPWARLDGNRPCPLDALWAPYDLLQTQFALES comes from the coding sequence ATGCCAAATTCACCACCGCAACAACACCTACTACCATCTCTTCTgagtctcatccttctcctcCTCCTAGGCCAGTGCCTCTTCACCAAAACCAATGCCACCACCACCGCTCAAAAATTCCGTGAAGCCCCCAAATTCTACAACTCTCCATCATGCCCTTCCATACCCATTTCATCTTCAACCATGGACCTCTGCTCTGATCAGGCTGTCCACGTGGCAATGACCCTCGATGCCATCTATCTCCGTGGATCAATGGCTGCCATTCTCTCTGTCCTCCAACACTCCTCTTGCCCTGAAAACGTCTTCTTCCACTTCGTCACTTCCTCCTCAAACTCCATTTCCAATCCCAACAATCTCACTCACATTATCTCCAACTCATTCCCGTACCTCAAGTTCCGAGTCTACCCCTTCGACGACTCGGCCGTGTTGGGACTCATCTCCACTTCAATCCGCGCAGCCTTAGACTGCGCTCTCAACTACGCTCGAAACTACCTCGCTGATCTCATCCCACCATGTGTCAGCCGCATAGTCTACCTCGACTCGGACTTAGTCCTCGTCGACGACATTGCCAAACTCGCAGCAACCCCACTTGGAGACCAAGCTGTCCTCGCTGCACCAGAGTACTGCAACGCAAATTTCACCTCCTACTTCACACCCACGTTTTGGTCCAACCCAACTCTGTCTCTCATTTTCGCTGGCCGCAGTGCCTGTTACTTCAACACGGGTGTCATGGTCATCGATTTGGAGCGGTGGAGAAGCGGTGACTACACAACAAAGATAGTTGAATGGATGGAGCTCCAGAAGCGAATGCGGATCTACGAGCTGGGTTCTTTGCCAccatttttgttggtttttgctGGAAACATAGCCCCAGTGGATCACAGGTGGAACCAGCATGGTCTTGGTGGGGACAACTTTCGTGGGTTGTGTAGAGATTTGCATCCTGGTCCAGCGAGTCTCTTGCATTGGAGTGGAAAAGGCAAGCCATGGGCTCGACTCGATGGTAACCGGCCTTGCCCTTTGGATGCGTTGTGGGCTCCTTATGATCTGTTACAAACTCAGTTCGCTCTGGAGTCTTag